The window CGCTCGGAATGGTGAAGGTCGAGCAGGACCTTGTGGTTCTCCAGCAGCAGGAAAATCATCCCAGCAGTATAGACCGGGGTTTGCAGGCCGATCAGGAACAGGAACGGGATCGGCGACAGCAGCATGGCCAGCGCGAAGGGTAACGCCAGGATGCAGATCAGCAGAATGCCGTAGCGCGGGGTGCCGGCGTTACGCGAGGCAATGCCGCCGATGAGGTTGGCGAGGCCGATGCCGGCCATCAGGATCAATGGCAGGTTGCCGGACCCGACACATTGATAACAGCCGACGGAAATCAGGACCATCGAAGTCAGCCCGGCCCAGATCGGCGCGATAGTCTTTACGGGGTGGCCGGATCTGGCTTTCGCAAGACCGTTCATCAGCAAATAAATTCGGATGCTGCCGAGAACCACTTCCGCCGAGAGCCAGGCATAGGCCCAGGTGGCGCCGGTCAGTGTGGCGGCTATCGTGGCCAGGAACAATGATCCCAGTACGGCCACGACCAGCGTCTTTGTCTTGCTAATTCTTTGATGCAGCAATTCCTTGCCGATCTCATCGGGCTGCGCCTGCGGTGCGGCGAGAAGCCAGTCGACCCAGCCTTGCAAGCGAAGCCAGGGCCGCTCCGGTTGCCCTGCAAGAGCGGAATATGTCGATGAAATCGGTGAGTCTGCGTGTGCCATGGTCCCAGTTACAGCGGCTGGCATTGAAGGCCGCTTAAGTGCGGCGACCAGGTTCCATTTAGTTCCACTTAGAGTAAAAATTTACCTTTCTTTGCGGTTGGTTGGCTGTGGCGCCGCGCCTGTTCGGCTTGACAGTGTGACGCAAGCCGGTGTCTTACGGCGCAACTTACAGAGCTTTCAGGGGTTCAGAGGCGTCCATGACCGCAGCATTTACCTTTCCGGGGCAGGGCTCCCAGGCCGTCGGTATGGGCAAGGCGCTGGCCGAGACGTTTCCGGCCGCCCGGGCGGTGTTCGACGAGGTCGATTCGGCGCTCGGCGAGAAGCTGACCGCCACTATCTGGGATGGCCCGGCCGAATTCCTCCAACTGACCCAGAACGCTCAGCCGGCGTTGATGGCGGTCTCGCTGGCGACCATGCGCGTGCTGGAGACCGAGGCCGGGATTTCGCTGGCCCGCGACGCCGCCTTCGTGGCCGGCCACTCGCTCGGCGAATATTCGGCGCTGGCAGCTGCCGGCAGCCTCTCCATCAGCGATGCCGCGCGGCTGCTGCGCACTCGCGGTCTCGCCATGCAGAAGGCGGTGCCGGTCGGCGTCGGTGCGATGGCGGCATTGCTCGGGCTCGACTACGAGACCGCAGTGGCGGTGGCCGAGGAAGCCGCACAGGGTGAGGTCTGCCAGGCTGCCAACGACAATGGTGGCGGGCAGGTGGTCGTCTCCGGCGACAAGGCCGCCGTTGAACGCGCGCTCGAGATCGCCAAGACCAAAGGTGCCAAGCGCGCCATGCTGCTGCCGGTCTCCGCTCCCTTTCACTGCCGCTTGATGCAGCCGGCCGCCGACGTGATGGCGCAGGCGCTGGCCGACGTGACTATCCACAAGCCGGCCGTACCGCTGGTGTCGAACGTATTGGCCGCGGCGCTGAGCGATCCCGACGAGATTCGCCGCCGTCTGGTCGAGCAGGTCACCGGCACAGTGCGCTGGCGCGAGTCGGTGCTCTATATGGCGAGCCATGGCGTCACCCGCTTTCTCGAGGTCGGCGCCGGCAAGGTGCTGAGCGGTCTCGTCAAGCGTATCGCCGAGGGCGCGGTCGGCATTGCCGTCGGCGGCCCCAATGACATTGCCGCCGCCAAGGATGCGCTTGCTGCTGCGCATTCGGCGTGAGCGGCCAGAGGAGAATTGAGACATGTTTGATCTGACAGGCAGGACGGCGCTGGTGACCGGTGCGACCGGCGGCATCGGCGGCGCGATTGCGACAGCGCTGCATGCGCAGGGCGCCACCGTGGCGTTGTCCGGGACGCGCCGCGAGGTGCTGGAGACGCTGGCCGCAAAGCTCGGCGGCCGCACCCACGTGCTGCCGTGCAATCTTTCCGACGCCGCCGAGGTCGAGGCCCTGGTGCCATCAGCGGAGAAGGTGATGGGCCAGCTCGACATCCTGGTGAGCAATGCCGGCATCACCCGCGACAATCTGTTCGTGCAGTTGAAGGACGAGGACTGGGACGACGTCATCAACGTCAACCTGACCGCGACATTTCGTCTGGCCCGCGCC is drawn from Nitrobacteraceae bacterium AZCC 2146 and contains these coding sequences:
- a CDS encoding diguanylate cyclase (GGDEF)-like protein (product_source=TIGR00254; cath_funfam=3.30.70.270; cog=COG2199; pfam=PF00990; smart=SM00267; superfamily=55073; tigrfam=TIGR00254; transmembrane_helix_parts=Inside_1_58,TMhelix_59_81,Outside_82_84,TMhelix_85_104,Inside_105_115,TMhelix_116_138,Outside_139_141,TMhelix_142_164,Inside_165_170,TMhelix_171_193,Outside_194_430), encoding MAHADSPISSTYSALAGQPERPWLRLQGWVDWLLAAPQAQPDEIGKELLHQRISKTKTLVVAVLGSLFLATIAATLTGATWAYAWLSAEVVLGSIRIYLLMNGLAKARSGHPVKTIAPIWAGLTSMVLISVGCYQCVGSGNLPLILMAGIGLANLIGGIASRNAGTPRYGILLICILALPFALAMLLSPIPFLFLIGLQTPVYTAGMIFLLLENHKVLLDLHHSERNNRLMAHHDLLTGLPNRALNLKLFAELLAGPSQKPESSGAKLTVFCLDLDGFKGVNDRLGHAAGDAVLVAVANRLRASVRDADVVCRIGGDEFVILLPNITHGEAAEVARRIIAQISEPFEFDPTARVGISIGIASAPCDGATADELLSAADRAMYDAKRRGKGGFVVHVSSAEAVNLAPSEKAHAGLAAAVIPNLANSATWTR
- a CDS encoding [acyl-carrier-protein] S-malonyltransferase (product_source=KO:K00645; cath_funfam=3.40.366.10; cog=COG0331; ko=KO:K00645; pfam=PF00698; smart=SM00827; superfamily=52151; tigrfam=TIGR00128); its protein translation is MTAAFTFPGQGSQAVGMGKALAETFPAARAVFDEVDSALGEKLTATIWDGPAEFLQLTQNAQPALMAVSLATMRVLETEAGISLARDAAFVAGHSLGEYSALAAAGSLSISDAARLLRTRGLAMQKAVPVGVGAMAALLGLDYETAVAVAEEAAQGEVCQAANDNGGGQVVVSGDKAAVERALEIAKTKGAKRAMLLPVSAPFHCRLMQPAADVMAQALADVTIHKPAVPLVSNVLAAALSDPDEIRRRLVEQVTGTVRWRESVLYMASHGVTRFLEVGAGKVLSGLVKRIAEGAVGIAVGGPNDIAAAKDALAAAHSA